In the Nicotiana tabacum cultivar K326 chromosome 16, ASM71507v2, whole genome shotgun sequence genome, one interval contains:
- the LOC107804947 gene encoding protein TUNICAMYCIN INDUCED 1 — MIHTHSSTFLLIFVLLSPISIATSSSPLPFNISHFIYPRINYFEHPQSSPHPFLQDVLKGIAEKEKWDLEDLRVSKLDVKKLKFGTLRKYEFRVRMGKMEFVFLMSDEVSQWKDFNFLNKNESDFESLVKEIGSKATLDVLKIQGPFELYATGDDDYLSLNLPLNSSYTGLKRILVGEGITVEVKGADKISIFNISALLKLVNGSILTKSGGCEFGYVWQSSCIPLLPVHASGSASVLAYRTRNPGLRIETAFIPRRIIKLLAEKCYTRHIYRKRSLYSDFLSQKITLLGKVLRSFLGGRTSQIATLDLLKVKVEDLTLFRFQMELERGIPSNDTYWTALGQWRTKPAVERSWFEVTARFEEEVLKPRFIKKVRPFIEVDSSSWSNLMSNMSFTKISSFLVPPEPLTLDVRW; from the exons ATGATCCATACCCATTCTTCTACTTTTCTCCTAATCTTTGTCCTTCTTTCTCCAATTTCAATTGCCACTTCCTCATCCCCTTTACCCTTCAACATCTCTCACTTCATTTATCCCAGAATCAACTACTTCGAACATCCCCAATCTTCACCTCACCCTTTTCTCCAG GATGTATTAAAAGGGATTGCTGAGAAAGAGAAATGGGATTTGGAGGACTTGAGAGTTTCCAAATTGGATGTGAAGAAATTAAAGTTTGGAACTTTAAGGAAGTATGAGTTTCGGGTTCGAATGGGGAAGATGGAATTTGTGTTCTTGATGTCAGATGAAGTGTCTCAGTGGAAAGACTTTAACTTTCTTAACAAGAATGAATCTGACTTTGAGTCATTGGTTAAAGAGATTGGTTCGAAGGCTACTCTTGATGTCTTGAAAATTCAAGGTCCATTTGAATTGTATGCTACTGGAGATGATGATTACCTCTCTTTGAACTTACCC CTGAACTCTTCCTATACGGGGTTGAAAAGGATCCTTGTTGGTGAGGGCATCACTGTAGAAGTTAAAGGTGCGGATAAAATATCAATTTTCAACATTTCTGCGTTGCTTAAATTGGTAAATGGAAGCATTTTGACCAAGTCGGGAGGTTGTGAATTTGGATATGTTTGGCAATCATCCTGCATACCGTTACTTCCAGTACATGCTAGTGGATCTGCATCAGTACTTGCATATAGGACCAGAAACCCTGGTTTAAGAATTGAAACTGCCTTTATACCGAGAAGAATCATCAAGTTGCTAGCTGAAAAATGTTATACAAGGCATATTTACAGAAAGCGGAgcttgtatagtgattttctgaGTCAGAAGATAACATTACTCGGAAAAGTTCTAAGGAGTTTTCTAGGTGGCAGGACGAGTCAGATTGCAACTTTAGATCTTTTAAAAGTGAAAGTTGAAGACTTGACCCTTTTTCGCTTCCAGATGGAGTTGGAAAGAGGTATTCCCAGCAATGACACATACTGGACTGCTTTGGGGCAGTGGAGAACAAAGCCAGCTGTTGAACGTTCATGGTTTGAAGTAACAGCAAGGTTTGAGGAAGAGGTCTTGAAGCCGCGTTTCATTAAGAAGGTCAGACCTTTTATTGAAGTAGATTCATCGTCATGGAGTAATTTGATGTCGAATATGTCCTTTACCaaaatttcatcttttcttgtccCTCCAGAGCCTTTAACATTGGATGTTAGATGGTAG
- the LOC107804944 gene encoding protein NRT1/ PTR FAMILY 4.5-like gives MGICRDIKTEAQQLPRKGGTRAALFVYAVAGIDTMAFTSIGVSLVTYFYGYMNFSLTKSATTVTNFMGTAFLLSLFGAFLSDTYFSRFKTYVLFGSIQVLGYALLAVQAHFSQLRPFPCKNVPLSQSNQCESADIGQLAILYGGIYLIALGNSGVKAALPSLGADQFDEKDPKEAAKLSSYFNWLLFFITVGVMLGVTFLVWISDSQGWDWSFGVCCIAVGLAILLLTMGKPFYRNNIPKGSPLMRITQVFVAAFRNRNLPLPQNKEDLHQIKSREPENGTEILQRTDQFKFLDRAAILRTKQEASTSSAHGQWSLCTISQVEETKIVVRMLPIILSTVFMNTCMAQLQTFTIQQSLTMNRKIRNFEIPGPSITVIPQLFQLFLIPVYDRIFVPIARKLTEIPSGIRQLQRIGVGLVITAVSMAVAAVVESHRKSVAIEHNMVDSASPLPMSVFWLGYQYVIFATAEIFTLVGLLDFFYAESTSGMKSLSMAISWSSLAFGYFTSSLVVSVINKVSGGWLANNNLNRDKLDYFYWLLAGVSVLNFGFYLLCASWYKYKKLELNREDATSDKKAKGKMETCGV, from the exons ATG GGAATTTGCAGAGATATCAAGACTGAAGCACAGCAACTACCAAGGAAGGGCGGAACTAGAGCAGCTCTTTTTGTGTATG CTGTGGCAGGGATTGATACCATGGCTTTTACTTCAATTGGTGTAAGCCTGGTGACTTACTTTTATGGGTATATGAACTTCAGCTTAACAAAATCTGCCACTACTGTCACAAATTTCATGGGAACCGCATTCTTGCTCTCATTATTTGGAGCCTTTCTCTCAGATACTTACTTCTCCAGATTCAAGACTTATGTTCTGTTTGGCAGCATTCAAGTCTTG GGATATGCACTTCTAGCTGTTCAAGCACATTTCAGCCAACTGAGACCATTTCCTTGCAAGAATGTACCCTTAAGCCAAAGCAATCAATGTGAATCTGCAGATATAGGCCAATTGGCAATCTTGTATGGAGGCATTTATCTAATAGCACTCGGAAACAGTGGTGTCAAAGCAGCTTTGCCATCTTTGGGTGCCGATCAATTTGATGAAAAGGATCCGAAAGAGGCTGCTAAGTTATCAAGTTACTTCAATTGGCTACTGTTCTTTATCACCGTTGGAGTCATGCTTGGTGTTACATTTTTAGTCTGGATAAGTGATAGCCAAGGATGGGATTGGTCTTTTGGTGTCTGCTGTATAGCAGTTGGTTTGGCAATCCTGCTCTTAACCATGGGAAAACCATTTTACAGAAACAACATTCCTAAAGGAAGCCCTCTTATGCGTATCACGCAGGTTTTTGTTGCAGCTTTTAGAAACAGAAATCTCCCATTACCACAAAACAAAGAAGATTTACATCAGATCAAGAGTAGAGAACCTGAAAATGGAACAGAGATTCTTCAAAGGACTGATCAATTCAA ATTTTTGGACAGGGCAGCCATACTGAGGACAAAACAAGAAGCATCTACATCAAGTGCACATGGACAATGGAGCCTCTGCACTATTTCACAAGTTGAAGAAACAAAGATTGTAGTCCGAATGCTCCCAATAATACTGAGCACTGTCTTCATGAACACTTGCATGGCTCAACTCCAGACCTTCACTATTCAGCAAAGTCTAACAATGAACAGAAAAATCCGAAACTTTGAGATCCCAGGGCCTTCAATAACTGTAATTCCACAATTGTTCCAACTCTTCCTGATCCCAGTCTATGATCGTATTTTCGTTCCAATAGCAAGAAAACTTACAGAGATCCCTTCTGGGATTCGACAACTCCAACGTATAGGTGTTGGACTAGTAATTACAGCAGTTTCTATGGCAGTAGCTGCAGTTGTAGAAAGTCACAGGAAATCAGTTGCCATTGAGCACAACATGGTTGATTCAGCCAGTCCATTACCTATGAGTGTGTTCTGGCTCGGATACCAATACGTAATATTTGCAACAGCTGAAATATTTACATTGGTGGGGTTGCTTGATTTCTTTTATGCAGAGAGCACATCAGGCATGAAATCACTGAGTATGGCCATTTCTTGGTCTTCTCTGGCATTTGGGTACTTCACAAGCTCATTGGTGGTGAGTGTAATTAACAAGGTGAGTGGTGGCTGGTTAGCTAATAACAACTTGAACAGAGACAAGCTCGACTACTTCTATTGGTTGCTAGCAGGAGTCAGTGTGCTGAACTTTGGGTTTTATTTACTGTGTGCATCTTGGTATAAATATAAGAAGCTAGAACTGAATCGAGAAGATGCTACCTCTGATAAGAAGGCCAAGGGGAAAATGGAAACATGTGGCGTTTAA
- the LOC107764800 gene encoding protein NRT1/ PTR FAMILY 4.5-like isoform X1, which translates to MGMCRDVNTEPKQPPRVGGNRATLFVYVMAGIDVMAFFATGVSLVTYFYGFMNFNITKSATAVTNFMGTAFLLALFGAFLSDTYLSRFKTCVLFGCFEVVGYALLAVQAHFRQLRPFPCKDVPLSQLNQCESANKGQLAILYAGLYLVAIGTGGVKAATPPLGADQYDEKDPKEAAKLSSYFNWLMFFLTTGALFGVTFVVWISENQGWDWSFAACSIVVGLAILFLTMGKSLYRNNVSNGSPITRIMQVFVVALRNRNLPLPENEHEIHDKESRNDTEILRKTDQFRFLDRATIMRTDQNTFTSSAHGPWKLCTVTQVEETKIVVRMLPIILSTVFMNTCLAQLQTFTIQQSTTMDRKIHKFEVPGASIPAIPLLFMIILIPIYERVFIPIARKFTGIPTGIRQLQRIGVGLVLSAMSMAVAAIVEKHRKTVAIKHNMVESATPLPMSVFWLGYQYAIFGLADMFTFVGLMDFFYSESSSSMKALSTAISWSSLAIGYYTSSVVVSIVNKVSGGWLDNNNLNKDKLDYFYWLLAGLSVLNFGFYLLCASWYKYKKVDVNPEDVLLSKEAKGKIETNIV; encoded by the exons ATG GGAATGTGCAGAGATGTCAACACTGAACCCAAACAACCACCAAGGGTAGGGGGAAATAGAGCAACTTTATTTGTATATG TTATGGCGGGGATCGATGTCATGGCTTTCTTCGCAACTGGTGTGAGCTTGGTGACTTACTTTTATGGATTTATGAACTTCAACATAACAAAATCAGCCACTGCTGTTACAAACTTCATGGGAACAGCATTCTTGCTAGCATTATTTGGAGCCTTCCTTTCAGACACTTACTTGTCCAGATTCAAGACTTGTGTTCTATTTGGCTGTTTTGAAGTTGTT GGGTATGCACTTCTAGCAGTGCAAGCACATTTCAGGCAATTAAGACCCTTTCCTTGTAAGGATGTACCCTTGAGCCAACTGAATCAATGCGAGTCTGCAAATAAAGGCCAATTGGCAATCTTATACGCGGGACTTTATCTAGTTGCAATAGGGACCGGTGGAGTTAAAGCAGCTACACCACCTTTAGGAGCTGATCAATATGATGAGAAGGACCCTAAAGAGGCTGCTAAATTATCAAGCTACTTCAATTGGCTTATGTTCTTCCTCACCACTGGCGCGTTGTTTGGTGTCACATTTGTAGTTTGGATAAGTGAGAATCAGGGATGGGATTGGTCTTTTGCTGCCTGCAGTATTGTTGTAGGATTGGCGATTCTGTTCCTAACTATGGGGAAATCATTGTACAGAAACAATGTCTCAAATGGAAGCCCCATTACGCGTATTATGCAGGTGTTTGTTGTAGCACTTAGAAACAGAAATCTACCTTTGCCAGAGAATGAACATGAGATTCATGATAAAGAATCTAGAAACGATACAGAGATTCTTCGAAAAACTGACcaattcag GTTTTTGGACCGAGCAACGATAATGAGGACTGACCAGAACACATTCACATCAAGTGCACATGGACCATGGAAACTTTGTACAGTAACACAAGTTGAAGAGACCAAAATTGTAGTCAGAATGCTCCCAATTATATTGAGTACTGTTTTCATGAACACTTGTTTGGCTCAGCTCCAAACTTTCACTATCCAACAAAGCACAACAATGGACAGAAAAATCCACAAGTTTGAAGTTCCAGGGGCTTCAATTCCAGCAATTCCACTATTATTTATGATTATCCTGATTCCTATCTATGAACGCGTTTTCATTCCAATAGCAAGGAAATTCACAGGAATTCCAACAGGTATTCGACAGCTGCAACGTATAGGTGTTGGCCTAGTACTTTCAGCTATGTCAATGGCAGTAGCTGCAATTGTAGAAAAACACCGGAAAACAGTTGCTATTAAACACAACATGGTTGAATCCGCCACTCCATTGCCAATGAGTGTCTTTTGGCTAGGCTATCAATATGCAATCTTTGGTTTGGCTGATATGTTTACATTTGTGGGATTGATGGATTTCTTCTATTCAGAAAGCTCATCAAGCATGAAAGCGCTAAGTACCGCGATTTCTTGGTCTTCACTGGCAATTGGATACTACACAAGTTCAGTGGTGGTGAGTATAGTGAACAAAGTAAGTGGTGGCTGGTTGGATAATAACAACTTGAACAAAGACAAGCTTGATTACTTTTATTGGTTGTTAGCAGGATTGAGTGTGCTCAATTTCGGGTTTTATTTACTCTGTGCTTCATGGTACAAATACAAGAAGGTAGATGTGAATCCAGAAGATGTTCTCCTTAGTAAGGAGGCCAAGGGGAAGATTGAGACGAACATAGTTTAG
- the LOC107764800 gene encoding protein NRT1/ PTR FAMILY 4.5-like isoform X2: MAGIDVMAFFATGVSLVTYFYGFMNFNITKSATAVTNFMGTAFLLALFGAFLSDTYLSRFKTCVLFGCFEVVGYALLAVQAHFRQLRPFPCKDVPLSQLNQCESANKGQLAILYAGLYLVAIGTGGVKAATPPLGADQYDEKDPKEAAKLSSYFNWLMFFLTTGALFGVTFVVWISENQGWDWSFAACSIVVGLAILFLTMGKSLYRNNVSNGSPITRIMQVFVVALRNRNLPLPENEHEIHDKESRNDTEILRKTDQFRFLDRATIMRTDQNTFTSSAHGPWKLCTVTQVEETKIVVRMLPIILSTVFMNTCLAQLQTFTIQQSTTMDRKIHKFEVPGASIPAIPLLFMIILIPIYERVFIPIARKFTGIPTGIRQLQRIGVGLVLSAMSMAVAAIVEKHRKTVAIKHNMVESATPLPMSVFWLGYQYAIFGLADMFTFVGLMDFFYSESSSSMKALSTAISWSSLAIGYYTSSVVVSIVNKVSGGWLDNNNLNKDKLDYFYWLLAGLSVLNFGFYLLCASWYKYKKVDVNPEDVLLSKEAKGKIETNIV, translated from the exons ATGGCGGGGATCGATGTCATGGCTTTCTTCGCAACTGGTGTGAGCTTGGTGACTTACTTTTATGGATTTATGAACTTCAACATAACAAAATCAGCCACTGCTGTTACAAACTTCATGGGAACAGCATTCTTGCTAGCATTATTTGGAGCCTTCCTTTCAGACACTTACTTGTCCAGATTCAAGACTTGTGTTCTATTTGGCTGTTTTGAAGTTGTT GGGTATGCACTTCTAGCAGTGCAAGCACATTTCAGGCAATTAAGACCCTTTCCTTGTAAGGATGTACCCTTGAGCCAACTGAATCAATGCGAGTCTGCAAATAAAGGCCAATTGGCAATCTTATACGCGGGACTTTATCTAGTTGCAATAGGGACCGGTGGAGTTAAAGCAGCTACACCACCTTTAGGAGCTGATCAATATGATGAGAAGGACCCTAAAGAGGCTGCTAAATTATCAAGCTACTTCAATTGGCTTATGTTCTTCCTCACCACTGGCGCGTTGTTTGGTGTCACATTTGTAGTTTGGATAAGTGAGAATCAGGGATGGGATTGGTCTTTTGCTGCCTGCAGTATTGTTGTAGGATTGGCGATTCTGTTCCTAACTATGGGGAAATCATTGTACAGAAACAATGTCTCAAATGGAAGCCCCATTACGCGTATTATGCAGGTGTTTGTTGTAGCACTTAGAAACAGAAATCTACCTTTGCCAGAGAATGAACATGAGATTCATGATAAAGAATCTAGAAACGATACAGAGATTCTTCGAAAAACTGACcaattcag GTTTTTGGACCGAGCAACGATAATGAGGACTGACCAGAACACATTCACATCAAGTGCACATGGACCATGGAAACTTTGTACAGTAACACAAGTTGAAGAGACCAAAATTGTAGTCAGAATGCTCCCAATTATATTGAGTACTGTTTTCATGAACACTTGTTTGGCTCAGCTCCAAACTTTCACTATCCAACAAAGCACAACAATGGACAGAAAAATCCACAAGTTTGAAGTTCCAGGGGCTTCAATTCCAGCAATTCCACTATTATTTATGATTATCCTGATTCCTATCTATGAACGCGTTTTCATTCCAATAGCAAGGAAATTCACAGGAATTCCAACAGGTATTCGACAGCTGCAACGTATAGGTGTTGGCCTAGTACTTTCAGCTATGTCAATGGCAGTAGCTGCAATTGTAGAAAAACACCGGAAAACAGTTGCTATTAAACACAACATGGTTGAATCCGCCACTCCATTGCCAATGAGTGTCTTTTGGCTAGGCTATCAATATGCAATCTTTGGTTTGGCTGATATGTTTACATTTGTGGGATTGATGGATTTCTTCTATTCAGAAAGCTCATCAAGCATGAAAGCGCTAAGTACCGCGATTTCTTGGTCTTCACTGGCAATTGGATACTACACAAGTTCAGTGGTGGTGAGTATAGTGAACAAAGTAAGTGGTGGCTGGTTGGATAATAACAACTTGAACAAAGACAAGCTTGATTACTTTTATTGGTTGTTAGCAGGATTGAGTGTGCTCAATTTCGGGTTTTATTTACTCTGTGCTTCATGGTACAAATACAAGAAGGTAGATGTGAATCCAGAAGATGTTCTCCTTAGTAAGGAGGCCAAGGGGAAGATTGAGACGAACATAGTTTAG